Proteins found in one Salvelinus alpinus chromosome 11, SLU_Salpinus.1, whole genome shotgun sequence genomic segment:
- the c11h11orf68 gene encoding UPF0696 protein C11orf68 homolog, whose protein sequence is MEDVQVEEDVPKEGAEVENTEPLPAESYAAESMAADMDPWIIFDSRKTPAAEFDGWLETNRPSQVGRFGDEEGGKGPVGWIAVLGPDHCPATGDITGLQASWERLLTSGRTITFQTVKELALNHRVLTGKWLMHLDSGFKVDHAWECVARAAVEGKILQTKVSPRDPTSDRKHVICSYNKDFTDENEVMRLDAVIRATGVKCLLSFKPDVYTYLGIYRNNRWNLCPTIYESKYDLECVPRRSHIVNKVTNLEVT, encoded by the coding sequence ATGGAGGATGTTCAGGTGGAGGAAGATGTTCCAAAGGAGGGGGCAGAGGTGGAGAACACAGAGCCATTACCTGCAGAGAGCTATGCAGCAGAGTCTATGGCTGCAGACATGGACCCCTGGATCATATTTGACTCTCGCAAAACGCCTGCAGCTGAGTTTGACGGCTGGCTGGAGACCAACAGGCCATCCCAGGTGGGGCGCTTTGGGGACGAGGAGGGTGGTAAGGGACCTGTGGGGTGGATCGCTGTGTTGGGCCCGGACCACTGCCCTGCCACAGGGGACATCACTGGACTCCAGGCGAGCTGGGAGAGGCTGCTGACCAGCGGGAGAACCATCACCTTCCAGACTGTGAAAGAACTGGCACTGAACCACAGGGTGCTCACCGGCAAGTGGCTGATGCACCTGGACTCAGGCTTCAAGGTGGACCATGCCTGGGAGTGTGTGGCCAGAGCAGCCGTGGAAGGGAAGATCCTCCAGACCAAGGTGAGCCCGCGCGACCCCACGTCTGACCGTAAGCATGTCATCTGTTCCTATAACAAGGACTTCACAGATGAGAACGAGGTGATGAGGCTGGATGCAGTCATCCGGGCCACGGGCGTCAAGTGCTTGCTGTCCTTCAAGCCGGATGTTTACACTTACCTGGGTATTTACCGCAACAACCGCTGGAATCTCTGCCCCACAATCTACGAGAGCAAGTACGACCTGGAGTGTGTGCCCCGACGTTCCCACATCGTCAACAAAGTCACCAATCTGGAGGTCACCTAG
- the LOC139534609 gene encoding transcription factor p65-like, translating to MDGMYGWGQPPLKQGNSFIEIIEQPKPRGMRFRYKCEGRSAGSIPGEKSNDTTKTHPAIKVHNYNGPLRVRVSLVTKNPPHKPHPHELVGKDCKHGYYEADLQERRVHSFQNLGIQCVKKKDVNEAVSCRLQTQNNPFNIPEAKVWEEEFDLNAVRLCFQASITLPSGELHPLEPVVSQPIYDNRAPNTAELKICRVNRNSGSCRGGDEIFLLCDKVQKEDIEVRFFQDSWEGKGTFSQADVHRQVAIVFRTPPFYNTNLTEPIRVKMQLRRPSDREVSEPMDFQFLPSDPDEYRLIEKRKRTEGMFQNLKLGSISGAMPAERPFNTARRTVAAKPAASQPVNPVAPPRAASVKPQPYYNSPQPGQLFQPQPKAEPSSTPAETWKFLNSLTLDSQHKATPVARFTTNPQASAATSQAFPTVNLSDLHGFTFSTFASPQEPVSAAATPEPTSTFVQDSQFRVDGPMVDEELPEFPSFSEVHQSGTLDNINIDDFQAMLVQSGLAGEGPGNSRVSVSQAPCHLPATNPVVNNSCGGSTWMNYPNSIVNLLQSEGMIDSSPGNSNQPAVLDDLDVFSSMDEDRLMSILNSGNQAGFVSGHQT from the exons ggaaTTCTTTCATAGAGATCATTGAGCAGCCCAAGCCGAGAGGCATGAGGTTCAGGTACAAGTGTGAGGGGCGCTCGGCGGGCAGCATCCCAGGAGAGAAGAGCAACGATACCACCAAGACACACCCTGCCATCAAG GTGCACAACTACAATGGTCCCCTGCGTGTCCGTGTCTCcttggtgaccaagaacccgccTCACAAGCCCCACCCGCACGAGCTGGTGGGGAAAGACTGCAAACATGGCTACTATGAGGCAGACTTGCAGGAGAGACGAGTACACAG TTTTCAGAACCTGGGCATTCAGTGTGTGAAGAAAAAGGACGTGAACGAAGCAGTTTCCTGTAGACTGCAGACCCAAAACAACCCCTTCAACA TTCCCGAGGCGAAGGTGTGGGAGGAGGAGTTTGACCTGAATGCAGTGAGGCTTTGTTTCCAGGCCTCGATCACTCTACCTAGCGGTGAACTCCACCCTCTGGAGCCCGTGGTGTCTCAGCCCATCTACGACAACA gaGCACCCAACACAGCAGAATTGAAGATCTGTCGAGTGAACAGAAACTCTGGGAGCTGCAGAGGAGGGGATGAGATCTTCCTACTCTGTGACAAAGTGCAAAAAG AGGACATCGAGGTACGGTTCTTCCAGGACTCGTGGGAGGGGAAGGGCACCTTCTCCCAGGCGGACGTCCACAGGCAGGTAGCCATCGTGTTCCGTACCCCGCCCTTCTACAACACCAACCTGACCGAGCCAATCAGAGTGAAGATGCAGCTCCGCAGGCCCTCGGACCGCGAGGTCAGCGAGCCAATGGACTTCCAATTCCTGCCCTCCGACCCAG ATGAATATAGACTGATAGAGAAGCGAAAACGGACAGAGGGAATGTTCCAGAATCTGAAGCTGGGGTCCATATCAG GGGCCATGCCAGCAGAGAGGCCTTTCAACACTGCCAGAAGAACAGTCGCTGCcaagccagcagctagccagcctg TGAACCCAGTGGCGCCCCCTCGTGCCGCCTCTGTGAAGCCCCAGCCCTACTACAACAGCCCCCAGCCTGGCCAGCTGTTCCAACCCCAGCCCAAAGCAGAGCCCTCCTCCACTCCAGCAGAGACCTGGAAGTTCCTCAACAGCCTGACCTTGGACTCCCAACACAAAGCCACCCCCGTGGCCCGATTCACCACCAACCCCCAGGCATCTGCAGCCACCTCACAGGCCTTCCCCACCGTCAACCTGTCGGACCTCCACGGCTTCACCTTCTCCACCTTCGCTAGTCCCCAGGAGCCAGTGAGTGCAGCCGCTACCCCAGAGCCCACCTCTACCTTTGTCCAGGATTCTCAGTTCAGGGTGGATGGCCCCATGGTGGATGAGGAGCTACCCGAGTTCCCCAGCTTCTCTGAGGTCCACCAGTCAGGGACACTAGATAACATAAACATCGACGACTTCCAGGCTATGCTGGTCCAGAGTGGTCTGGCTGGAGAGGGGCCAGGGAACAGTAGGGTGTCGGTCTCTCAGGCACCCTGCCACTTACCTGCCACCAACCCTGTGGTCAACAACAGCTGTGGCGGCAGCACCTGGATGAACTACCCCAACAGCATCgtgaacctgctccagagtgaggGCATGATCGACAGTTCTCCTGGCAACTCCAACCAGCCGGCCGTCCTCGACGACCTGGACGTCTTCAGCTCCATGGACGAAGACCGTCTCATGTCCATCCTGAACAGTGGCAACCAGGCCGGTTTCGTGTCCGGACATCAGACTTAG